In Nicotiana tabacum cultivar K326 chromosome 17, ASM71507v2, whole genome shotgun sequence, one DNA window encodes the following:
- the LOC107818067 gene encoding LOB domain-containing protein 37-like — protein sequence MSCNGCRVLRKGCSENCILRPCLQWIETPEAQGHATIFVAKFFGRAGLMSFISAVPRNQRPGLFQSLLYEAAGRTVNPVNGVVGLLWTGNWHICQAAVDTVLRGGTLSPIPELFGKSAEVDEESECTNVFKLQNHTQNTRSKMQKRCRSSDEAAAKVLQLENLDLSLLTRGFQSEIVHSSLPEKRRSRTPSRKSEVSVTTTCFDSSLGDHQGKQLRLLSLFT from the exons ATGAGTTGTAATGGTTGTCGAGTCCTGAGAAAGGGATGCAGTGAAAACTGTATTCTTAGACCCTGTTTGCAATGGATTGAAACTCCTGAAGCTCAAGGCCATGCCACCATTTTTGTTGCCAAGTTCTTCGGCCGTGCCGGTCTCATGTCCTTCATTTCCGCTGTCCCTAGAAACCAACGCCCTG GACTATTTCAGTCCTTGTTATATGAAGCAGCTGGAAGGACAGTAAACCCAGTGAACGGAGTTGTGGGACTATTATGGACTGGCAATTGGCACATTTGTCAAGCGGCGGTGGACACCGTCCTCCGCGGTGGCACGTTAAGCCCGATACCAGAGTTATTCGGTAAGTCAGCAGAAGTTGATGAGGAATCTGAATGCACAAACGTGTTTAAGCTTCAAAATCATACGCAAAACACGCGATCGAAGATGCAAAAGCGGTGTCGTTCGTCAGATGAAGCAGCAGCAAAAGTGTTGCAGTTGGAAAATCTTGATCTCAGTTTACTAACACGAGGTTTTCAGAGTGAGATCGTACACAGTTCTTTGCCGGAGAAGCGGCGGTCCAGAACTCCGTCAAGAAAATCAGAGGTATCTGTAACCACTACGTGTTTCGACAGTAGTCTTGGAGATCATCAAGGAAAACAACTCAGACTCCTGAGTTTGTTCACTTAG